The following proteins come from a genomic window of Candidatus Neomarinimicrobiota bacterium:
- a CDS encoding replication-associated recombination protein A: MDLFTKKNSADSDAAAPLADRVRPSTIDTFFGHSEYLDKGKLLHNLLKNRGIISVLLWGPPGTGKTTLARILAKNAGADFRQISAVDSGVKELREIIKLGEANKLNGITTVLFIDEIHRFNKAQQDGLLSAVESGTLILIGATTENPSFEVISPLLSRTRVIRLNSLSDKDMKSILDNALTNDSLLAELEPVIEQKAVKLLIESSNGDARRMLNTLELSIRLAGRNSRITTKTVSEALLTRTPGYDKKGENHYDLISAFIKSVRGSDPDAAVYWLARMLDGGEDPKFIARRMIILASEDIGNADPLGIVLANSAFSAVEKIGMPEARIVLSQAATYLSGSPKSNAAYVAIDKAFDEIKTGKEYPVPLHLRNAPTKLMKEEGYSEGYIYPHDSPDHFAEQEYLPPELSNKIFYEPSEEGHERKIGERLALLWNKRKR; this comes from the coding sequence ATGGATCTCTTTACCAAAAAGAACTCGGCTGATAGTGATGCAGCGGCCCCGCTCGCCGATCGGGTGCGACCGAGTACGATTGACACGTTCTTCGGGCATTCAGAATATCTCGATAAGGGCAAATTACTTCACAATCTGCTGAAAAACCGTGGGATTATCAGCGTTCTGCTTTGGGGGCCTCCGGGCACGGGAAAAACAACTCTCGCAAGGATATTAGCAAAAAACGCCGGGGCAGACTTCCGGCAGATATCAGCGGTCGATTCAGGCGTAAAAGAGCTGCGAGAGATAATAAAACTCGGCGAAGCAAATAAATTAAACGGAATAACTACTGTACTTTTCATAGACGAAATTCACCGATTCAATAAGGCTCAACAGGATGGGTTGTTATCAGCGGTAGAAAGCGGAACCTTGATCCTGATAGGCGCAACCACAGAAAACCCATCGTTCGAAGTAATTTCGCCGTTATTATCAAGAACACGTGTTATCAGACTTAACTCACTTTCAGACAAAGACATGAAATCCATATTAGACAATGCCTTAACTAATGATTCTCTGCTGGCTGAACTTGAACCGGTGATTGAGCAAAAAGCTGTCAAGCTCCTGATTGAATCAAGCAACGGCGATGCAAGACGAATGCTTAATACATTGGAATTATCAATTCGACTCGCGGGTCGGAATTCCCGCATTACTACTAAAACAGTGTCCGAAGCGCTTTTGACTCGTACACCCGGATATGATAAAAAGGGTGAGAACCATTACGACTTGATATCAGCATTTATTAAAAGCGTTCGCGGTTCAGACCCGGACGCAGCGGTATATTGGTTGGCACGGATGCTTGACGGCGGTGAAGATCCCAAGTTTATAGCGCGAAGAATGATTATTCTTGCCTCGGAAGACATCGGAAATGCTGATCCGTTAGGCATTGTATTAGCAAATAGCGCTTTCTCGGCAGTCGAAAAGATCGGGATGCCCGAAGCGCGCATAGTCTTATCCCAGGCGGCTACTTACCTTTCGGGCTCTCCCAAAAGCAATGCGGCGTATGTGGCTATAGATAAAGCATTTGATGAAATAAAAACCGGTAAAGAATATCCCGTTCCCCTTCATCTACGGAATGCACCCACAAAATTGATGAAAGAAGAAGGTTATTCCGAAGGATATATCTATCCACACGATTCACCGGATCATTTTGCCGAGCAAGAATATCTTCCGCCGGAACTTTCGAACAAAATATTCTATGAACCCTCCGAAGAGGGGCACGAACGAAAAATCGGTGAACGTCTTGCTCTTCTGTGGAATAAGCGCAAGAGATAG
- a CDS encoding cystathionine beta-synthase, producing the protein MAAEVYNNILELIGNTPIVKLNKVVKKKGAEVFAKLEYLNPGSSLKDRIATYILDDAVESGKLKPGGTIVEATSGNTGAGLAIAAAVLGYNTIFVMPDKVSKEKIQLLKALGAEVIITPTAVAPDSPESYYSVAKKVTSDTPNAFLSNQYFNQANPKAHYETTGPEIWEQMGSELDVFVCGLGTGGTISGVGKYLKEKNPDIKIIGADPYGSILKTFKESEVLTQGTPYLVEGIGEDIIPGTLHLKYVDEIINVTDRDSFRMSRRLTREEGIFCGGSSGTIAHVAVNIASKMKSGEKVLCIIPDTGERYLSKHHSDEWMREKRLLGSELTTVRLIYETKPDKIPPLLSVSKDQYVKDALKLMNEYNVSQIPVIDDNDSIGCVRENRLLSKVLDDSENVNLLIGEIMDKPLPVIDESSNIKSASKTLKKSPAALVRDRGKIVGIITRFDILEFTAHLE; encoded by the coding sequence ATGGCGGCAGAAGTTTACAATAACATACTCGAACTTATCGGAAATACACCCATTGTGAAGCTCAATAAAGTTGTCAAAAAGAAAGGTGCTGAGGTATTCGCGAAATTAGAATACTTAAATCCCGGCTCAAGCCTCAAAGACAGGATCGCAACTTATATCCTGGATGATGCTGTCGAAAGCGGCAAATTAAAACCCGGCGGAACAATTGTTGAAGCGACAAGCGGGAATACGGGTGCGGGACTCGCAATCGCCGCCGCCGTATTAGGATACAATACGATTTTTGTAATGCCTGATAAAGTATCAAAAGAAAAAATACAGCTTTTGAAGGCATTGGGGGCGGAGGTGATAATTACTCCGACCGCCGTGGCGCCCGATTCACCCGAAAGTTATTACTCCGTGGCCAAAAAGGTTACTTCCGATACTCCTAATGCTTTTCTTTCCAACCAATATTTCAACCAGGCGAATCCGAAAGCGCATTACGAGACAACCGGACCTGAAATTTGGGAGCAGATGGGAAGTGAACTGGACGTCTTTGTATGCGGATTGGGTACTGGCGGTACAATAAGCGGCGTTGGAAAGTATTTGAAAGAAAAGAATCCTGATATAAAGATTATCGGCGCCGACCCTTACGGATCGATTTTGAAGACATTTAAGGAAAGCGAGGTTTTGACCCAGGGAACTCCCTATCTCGTGGAGGGAATAGGAGAAGACATCATACCGGGCACTCTTCATTTGAAGTATGTGGATGAAATAATAAATGTTACGGACCGTGATTCGTTCAGAATGTCCAGACGGCTCACCCGCGAAGAGGGAATTTTTTGCGGCGGCTCCTCCGGGACGATTGCGCATGTTGCAGTAAACATTGCTTCTAAAATGAAGTCCGGAGAAAAAGTTCTTTGTATTATCCCTGACACCGGCGAGAGGTATTTATCGAAGCACCACTCGGACGAGTGGATGAGGGAAAAGCGGCTCCTTGGATCCGAGCTGACCACTGTTCGGTTGATATACGAAACTAAACCGGATAAAATTCCTCCCCTTCTATCCGTAAGCAAAGACCAATACGTAAAAGATGCGTTAAAACTCATGAACGAATATAATGTTTCACAAATTCCCGTGATTGATGACAACGACTCCATCGGCTGTGTTCGGGAGAACAGGCTCCTCAGTAAGGTTCTTGACGATTCTGAGAACGTTAATCTGTTGATAGGAGAAATTATGGACAAGCCGTTACCGGTAATTGACGAAAGCAGCAATATAAAAAGCGCATCGAAAACCCTGAAAAAATCACCCGCTGCGCTTGTCCGCGACAGGGGAAAGATTGTGGGAATTATAACAAGGTTCGATATTCTTGAATTCACCGCCCATCTGGAATAA
- a CDS encoding response regulator, protein MIVTIRREKGVSVRILVVDDEPAFRKIMKRVLIRDGHSVYLAGDGKEGLKILASEEIDIVFTDINMPEMGGWEFLQQVHALYPKLPAAVITGLPSHETLPANAPPPAERILRKPVRINEIRELIEELQ, encoded by the coding sequence ATGATTGTAACTATAAGAAGAGAAAAAGGTGTCAGTGTCCGAATACTTGTCGTTGATGATGAGCCTGCATTTCGTAAAATTATGAAAAGGGTTTTGATCAGAGATGGCCACAGTGTATATCTTGCAGGAGACGGGAAAGAGGGCTTAAAGATTCTCGCAAGCGAGGAGATCGACATCGTATTCACCGACATCAACATGCCGGAAATGGGAGGATGGGAGTTCTTACAGCAGGTGCACGCATTGTATCCCAAGCTTCCTGCGGCGGTAATTACAGGACTGCCGAGCCATGAAACTCTTCCTGCGAACGCACCTCCCCCGGCTGAGAGAATACTGAGGAAGCCGGTCCGGATTAATGAGATTCGCGAACTGATAGAAGAGCTTCAGTAA
- a CDS encoding RNA methyltransferase translates to MPSKSYLKLVRSLQKKKHRNELSLFLVEGVRNCEELKRSKFIADRILYTSRVLSNKRAQTLIDGYSSAGVECEEISPEEMNSISDAVSAQGMVAVVRIPQEIGEFDENMNSAVCLVTISDPGNLGTIIRTASWFGIDAIFISDDSVDLYNPKVVRSSAGAIFQIPIFTGVDPYGLMVDSKSKGFSTIAAVPHGGENIYHFTFPGKSVLFFGSEAAGLSEEITSSSDNQISIPLLGKGESLNIAVAFGIVIGVMSKTS, encoded by the coding sequence ATGCCCTCAAAATCATACCTGAAGCTTGTTAGATCGCTGCAAAAGAAAAAACATAGAAACGAACTTTCTCTGTTTCTGGTAGAGGGAGTCCGGAATTGTGAAGAACTAAAACGTTCTAAATTCATTGCCGACAGAATATTGTACACATCTCGGGTTCTATCCAATAAACGAGCTCAAACCCTGATAGACGGCTATAGCTCGGCGGGAGTGGAGTGTGAAGAAATATCACCCGAAGAGATGAATTCAATTTCAGACGCGGTTTCTGCTCAGGGGATGGTTGCCGTTGTCCGGATACCGCAAGAAATCGGTGAATTTGATGAAAACATGAATTCAGCTGTCTGTCTTGTAACAATATCTGATCCGGGTAATCTCGGTACTATCATCCGGACGGCCTCATGGTTTGGAATCGATGCAATTTTTATTTCGGACGATTCGGTAGATTTATATAATCCGAAAGTCGTACGCTCCTCCGCCGGAGCCATATTCCAAATTCCGATTTTTACCGGCGTGGATCCTTACGGTTTGATGGTTGATTCTAAAAGTAAAGGGTTTTCAACTATCGCAGCGGTTCCACATGGCGGCGAGAATATATACCATTTCACTTTTCCCGGTAAATCCGTTTTGTTTTTCGGCTCGGAAGCAGCCGGATTATCTGAAGAGATCACTTCTTCATCTGACAATCAAATTTCCATTCCGTTGCTCGGTAAGGGTGAATCTCTGAACATCGCTGTTGCTTTTGGTATAGTAATCGGAGTTATGAGTAAAACTTCATAG
- a CDS encoding CPBP family intramembrane metalloprotease, producing MDIRTTPDKKSAMWISVLSVIFAFGVAALIALFLFPVFGMGTVRWVALIFGEALIIVPALIYVRSRHYDLQKSFRLATPPSGTLPLAALIGISIQPIADELDKLFSQLFSMPEQVQEYLQKALDAFKIDNLGSLVLITLGAVIIAAITEEILFRGFLQSAFERDGSPFRAVLISSLVFAVVHFSPQFFQIFLLGSLLGYMALRTDSLYPGILLHMVNNGIAITFININTENYSFYSMGNHVSPLILIPSILIFVASLKSFHTKTAARIIIKSSNLEAVS from the coding sequence ATGGATATTAGAACAACACCTGATAAAAAGTCCGCCATGTGGATTTCCGTGCTCAGTGTCATCTTTGCCTTCGGAGTCGCCGCCTTGATCGCTCTGTTTCTGTTCCCCGTCTTCGGAATGGGAACCGTACGGTGGGTAGCCCTCATATTTGGGGAGGCGCTTATTATAGTGCCGGCGCTCATTTATGTTCGGTCGCGACACTACGATCTGCAAAAAAGCTTCAGATTGGCAACGCCACCGTCAGGCACGCTGCCTCTCGCTGCGCTAATAGGAATATCCATTCAACCCATAGCGGATGAGCTCGACAAACTATTTTCTCAGCTGTTCTCTATGCCCGAGCAGGTTCAAGAATATTTACAGAAAGCCCTTGATGCGTTCAAAATTGATAATTTGGGTTCTTTGGTGTTGATCACGCTCGGTGCTGTTATTATAGCAGCGATAACGGAGGAAATATTGTTTCGCGGATTTTTACAAAGCGCCTTCGAGCGTGACGGCTCTCCCTTCAGAGCGGTACTGATTTCCAGCCTGGTTTTTGCCGTTGTTCATTTCTCGCCGCAATTTTTTCAGATATTTCTGCTGGGCTCACTGCTCGGCTATATGGCGCTTAGAACCGATAGCCTGTACCCCGGCATCCTCCTTCATATGGTAAATAACGGAATAGCCATTACTTTCATAAATATTAACACTGAAAATTATTCGTTTTACAGTATGGGAAATCACGTATCACCATTGATACTTATCCCGTCAATATTGATATTTGTAGCATCGCTGAAATCGTTTCACACAAAAACAGCGGCACGAATAATAATTAAAAGTTCAAACCTTGAAGCAGTCTCTTAG